The following proteins are co-located in the Terriglobales bacterium genome:
- a CDS encoding chromate resistance protein ChrB domain-containing protein produces the protein MRRFIDPKAKFAFATDARRQPDAVPFDMFQPGGFGHRGDDCTFETLRKEFAIRDARVAALAEIIHDADLGDEKFGRTEGLGLDRVLVGWANQDIRDDELLRRGMDLIEGLYRSVGG, from the coding sequence ATCCGGCGATTCATTGATCCGAAGGCGAAATTTGCCTTTGCAACCGACGCGCGGCGCCAGCCTGATGCGGTGCCCTTCGACATGTTCCAGCCGGGCGGTTTCGGCCACCGCGGCGACGATTGCACGTTCGAGACGCTGCGCAAGGAATTCGCCATCCGCGATGCGCGCGTGGCCGCCCTGGCCGAGATCATCCACGATGCCGACCTCGGCGATGAGAAGTTCGGACGCACCGAAGGCCTGGGCCTGGACCGGGTGCTGGTGGGCTGGGCCAACCAGGACATCAGAGACGACGAGCTGCTGCGCCGGGGGATGGATCTGATCGAGGGGCTGTACCGATCGGTGGGTGGGTAA
- a CDS encoding Gfo/Idh/MocA family oxidoreductase: MTTEKTPRRTFLKVAGAGLVAGAIPATAESYARIFGANDRVRVGLVGFSDRARQALIPAFYKSAGELNFDFVAVSDIWSMRRDEAKKHFQQRFNRTVDTVRNNDELYDRKDVDAVIVATADFQHAMHGVEAVRAGRDAYIEKPLANTMADARAIRKAVHETGKIVQIGTQRRSTPQYMQANEFIKSGRFGEIVAVEMTWNVNQPGRWRRPKLVPQLREADTDWKRFLVNRPYEPFDARKHLEFRLFWPYSSGIPCQWMVHQIDTVHWFTGLPHPRSVVANGGIYLWKDGRRNWDTMTAIFDYGPLDDPSKGFQVIYSSRQTNSAGGVKELYRSNGGTLDLDKRVITAEGGLEQKYASEMDMKANLLPNLSLGEAAPQETAADTGADDSTSANVRNWMECVRSRKKPNADIEAGYSHSIALCMTIAAIQTGQRVGFDDARQEVVIGAGNARG; encoded by the coding sequence ATGACCACCGAGAAAACTCCACGGCGCACGTTCCTCAAGGTTGCCGGCGCAGGCCTGGTGGCCGGCGCAATTCCGGCCACCGCCGAGAGCTACGCGCGCATCTTCGGCGCCAACGACCGCGTCCGCGTCGGGCTGGTGGGATTTTCCGACCGCGCCCGGCAGGCGTTGATTCCCGCCTTCTACAAGTCGGCCGGCGAGCTGAACTTCGATTTTGTCGCCGTCTCCGACATCTGGAGCATGCGCCGCGACGAGGCGAAAAAGCACTTCCAGCAGCGCTTCAACCGCACGGTCGACACGGTTCGCAACAACGACGAACTTTACGACCGCAAGGACGTTGACGCGGTCATCGTGGCCACCGCCGACTTCCAGCACGCCATGCACGGCGTGGAAGCGGTGCGCGCCGGCCGCGACGCCTACATCGAAAAGCCCTTGGCCAACACCATGGCCGACGCGCGCGCCATCCGCAAGGCCGTCCACGAGACCGGCAAGATCGTGCAGATCGGCACCCAGCGCCGCAGCACGCCGCAGTACATGCAGGCCAACGAGTTCATCAAGTCCGGCAGGTTCGGCGAGATCGTCGCCGTCGAGATGACGTGGAACGTGAACCAGCCCGGCCGCTGGCGCCGTCCCAAGCTGGTGCCGCAACTCCGCGAGGCCGATACCGACTGGAAGCGCTTCCTCGTCAACCGCCCGTACGAGCCCTTCGACGCGCGCAAGCACCTTGAGTTCCGCCTCTTCTGGCCCTACTCCTCCGGCATTCCCTGCCAGTGGATGGTGCACCAGATTGACACCGTGCACTGGTTCACCGGGCTGCCGCACCCGCGCAGCGTCGTGGCCAACGGCGGCATTTATCTGTGGAAAGACGGCCGCCGCAACTGGGACACCATGACCGCCATCTTCGACTACGGTCCGCTCGACGATCCCAGCAAGGGCTTCCAGGTGATTTACTCGTCGCGCCAGACGAACTCGGCCGGCGGCGTGAAGGAGCTGTACCGCTCCAACGGCGGCACGCTCGATCTCGATAAGCGCGTAATCACCGCCGAGGGCGGCCTGGAGCAGAAGTACGCTTCCGAAATGGACATGAAGGCGAACCTGCTGCCCAACCTGTCGCTCGGCGAAGCCGCCCCGCAGGAAACCGCGGCCGATACCGGGGCCGACGACTCCACTTCAGCCAACGTCCGCAACTGGATGGAGTGCGTGCGCAGCCGCAAGAAGCCCAATGCCGACATCGAAGCCGGCTACAGCCACTCCATCGCGCTCTGCATGACGATCGCCGCCATCCAGACCGGCCAGCGCGTAGGCTTCGACGACGCCCGGCAGGAAGTAGTGATAGGAGCAGGCAATGCGCGCGGCTAG
- a CDS encoding M20/M25/M40 family metallo-hydrolase: protein MASQQTGVAEDFLSERAVLAALQELVRIPSVNPALAPGEGTGEGAIAAHVCRWFQQRGVRSWLEEAAPGRPNAVAQVGSGSGPVLALCAHLDTVSTAGMTIPPFEPRMDGGRVYGRGSYDMKGGAAAILCAAAWLAKKALRGTVMAALVADEEYASIGARAFVAKHRADACILTEASEKQLIVAHKGFVWAEIVTRGKAAHGSRWDLGVSAIGKMGRIIAALERFDAEVLRARKHALVGPASQHCALVSGGEGLSTYSPECRLKIERRTLPGETPEQVIGELRDVVASCGEEAEITLLLERAPMVTSDESPIARITHAAIHEATGSAPAHSGVSYWMDAALFSAAGADTVNYGPSGAGAHEAVEWVDLNSVVTCARVLARAAEKYCG from the coding sequence GTGGCATCGCAGCAAACCGGCGTGGCTGAAGATTTCCTGAGCGAACGGGCTGTGCTCGCGGCGCTGCAGGAGCTGGTCCGGATTCCGTCGGTGAATCCGGCGCTCGCTCCCGGCGAAGGCACGGGCGAGGGCGCGATCGCGGCGCACGTGTGCCGGTGGTTCCAGCAGCGCGGCGTTCGGAGCTGGCTGGAGGAGGCCGCGCCAGGGCGTCCCAACGCGGTGGCGCAGGTGGGCAGCGGCTCGGGGCCGGTGCTGGCGCTGTGCGCGCACCTGGACACGGTGAGCACTGCGGGGATGACCATTCCGCCGTTTGAGCCGCGCATGGACGGCGGGCGCGTCTACGGCCGCGGGAGCTACGACATGAAGGGCGGCGCGGCGGCGATCCTGTGCGCGGCGGCGTGGCTGGCGAAGAAGGCGCTGCGCGGCACGGTGATGGCGGCGCTCGTTGCCGACGAGGAATACGCCAGCATCGGAGCGCGGGCGTTTGTCGCCAAGCACCGCGCCGACGCCTGCATCCTCACGGAGGCGAGCGAGAAGCAGCTCATCGTGGCGCACAAAGGATTCGTGTGGGCCGAGATCGTTACGCGCGGCAAGGCGGCGCACGGCAGCCGATGGGACCTGGGCGTGAGCGCCATCGGCAAAATGGGACGCATCATCGCCGCGCTGGAGAGATTCGATGCCGAAGTTCTGCGCGCGCGCAAGCATGCGCTGGTGGGTCCAGCCTCGCAGCACTGCGCGCTCGTGAGCGGCGGCGAGGGCCTTTCCACGTACTCGCCCGAGTGCCGGCTCAAGATCGAGCGCCGTACTTTGCCCGGCGAAACGCCGGAGCAGGTGATAGGAGAGCTGCGAGACGTGGTCGCATCGTGCGGCGAGGAAGCCGAGATCACGCTGCTGCTCGAGCGCGCGCCCATGGTCACCTCCGACGAAAGCCCGATTGCTCGCATCACGCATGCTGCGATCCACGAGGCCACCGGCAGCGCGCCGGCGCATTCCGGGGTGAGCTACTGGATGGACGCGGCGCTGTTTTCGGCGGCGGGCGCCGACACGGTGAACTACGGGCCTTCGGGAGCCGGCGCGCACGAGGCCGTGGAGTGGGTGGATCTGAACTCGGTGGTGACGTGCGCGCGCGTGCTGGCGCGGGCGGCGGAGAAGTACTGCGGGTAG
- a CDS encoding SDR family NAD(P)-dependent oxidoreductase, whose translation MQGNIVLITGAGGGLGSSVTRAFLDAGATVVGVSRKISAASFNHPRFVALPAELNSVAAAQVVVDDVVKRFSRLDAVAHLVGGFAGGPPLHETSDAGFRGMFAVNVDAAFYVLRAAIAAMRRLGGGSIIAVGSRAAEDPGPGVAAYSASKAALVSLVRTAARENKDANISVNAVLPGTMDTPANRAAMPNADVSQWVKAETVARLILWLAEAGTDVTGAAIPVYGRGL comes from the coding sequence ATGCAAGGAAACATCGTCCTTATCACTGGCGCCGGCGGCGGCCTGGGCAGCAGCGTCACGCGGGCGTTTCTCGATGCCGGCGCAACCGTCGTCGGCGTCTCGCGCAAGATCAGCGCCGCCAGCTTCAACCACCCTCGATTCGTTGCGCTTCCCGCGGAACTGAACAGCGTGGCCGCGGCGCAAGTGGTGGTGGACGACGTGGTGAAGCGCTTTTCGCGGCTTGACGCCGTCGCGCACCTGGTGGGCGGGTTCGCCGGCGGGCCCCCGCTGCACGAAACCAGCGACGCCGGCTTTCGAGGCATGTTTGCCGTCAACGTGGACGCCGCGTTCTACGTGCTGCGCGCCGCCATCGCCGCTATGCGCAGGCTTGGTGGCGGCAGCATCATCGCCGTCGGCAGCCGCGCCGCCGAAGATCCTGGCCCGGGAGTGGCCGCATATTCGGCATCAAAGGCTGCTCTGGTCTCGCTCGTCCGCACCGCGGCCCGCGAAAACAAGGACGCGAACATCAGCGTGAACGCCGTCCTGCCCGGCACCATGGACACGCCCGCCAACCGCGCCGCCATGCCGAATGCCGATGTGAGCCAGTGGGTGAAGGCGGAAACCGTCGCCAGGCTGATTTTGTGGCTGGCCGAGGCAGGAACAGACGTGACCGGCGCCGCGATCCCCGTCTACGGCCGAGGACTATAG
- a CDS encoding aminotransferase class V-fold PLP-dependent enzyme, whose translation MDSAGFAIRAGDLAALPLLKRLGASAAARASAYIYNTVEEADRFADALERGGAGRQLRQL comes from the coding sequence ATGGACAGCGCCGGCTTCGCCATTCGCGCCGGCGACCTGGCGGCGTTGCCGCTGCTGAAGCGCTTAGGCGCCAGCGCGGCCGCGCGCGCGTCGGCGTACATCTACAACACGGTCGAGGAAGCGGACCGCTTCGCCGATGCGCTGGAGCGTGGCGGTGCTGGGCGGCAACTGAGACAATTGTGA
- a CDS encoding PmoA family protein, translating to MRAARLTAILALAALAAGASALSAGETKPRLKTIAAKSPYLPVQVLPDPDRRRVDIVIGSELFTSYRYPTNLKKPVLYPLAMADGTVITRNFPPRAGERADHPHHVGLWFNYGNVDGIDFWNNSDAIKPEDRPHMGTIEHRKVVSAKSGSDSGELEVETEWLGPDGKPMLNEHTRFVFRGTADSRSVDRITTLIALDKRVTFPDNKEGVLGMRVARSLELPSKKDETFTDSTGRAITVAAMDNSVVTGNYLTSEGKTGDDAWGTRGRWCVLTGKVNQEPVSIAILDHPQNPGYPTYWHARGYGLFAANPLGQSALSDGKETLNFALDPHQSVTFRHRILILSKTATAGDVEKAWMEFTTARQSTSPKTVKAAKK from the coding sequence ATGCGCGCGGCTAGGCTCACGGCAATTCTGGCGCTGGCGGCGCTCGCCGCCGGCGCTTCGGCCCTATCCGCAGGCGAGACAAAACCCAGGCTCAAGACAATCGCCGCAAAATCACCCTATCTCCCGGTACAGGTCCTCCCCGATCCGGATCGCCGCCGCGTTGACATCGTGATCGGCAGCGAGCTGTTCACGTCCTACCGCTATCCGACGAATCTCAAGAAGCCGGTGCTGTATCCGCTCGCGATGGCTGATGGCACGGTCATCACGCGCAACTTCCCCCCCAGGGCCGGCGAGCGCGCCGACCATCCGCATCACGTTGGCCTGTGGTTCAACTACGGCAACGTGGACGGCATTGATTTCTGGAACAACTCCGACGCCATCAAGCCGGAAGACCGTCCGCACATGGGAACGATCGAGCATCGCAAGGTGGTCAGCGCCAAAAGCGGCAGCGACAGCGGCGAACTCGAGGTCGAAACCGAGTGGCTCGGCCCCGACGGCAAACCGATGCTGAACGAGCACACCAGGTTCGTCTTCCGCGGCACCGCCGATTCCCGCAGCGTGGACCGCATCACCACGCTCATCGCGCTCGACAAGCGCGTCACCTTCCCCGACAACAAGGAAGGCGTGCTCGGCATGCGCGTGGCGCGCTCGCTCGAGCTGCCCAGCAAGAAGGACGAAACGTTTACCGACTCAACCGGCCGCGCCATCACCGTGGCCGCCATGGACAACAGCGTGGTCACTGGCAATTACCTCACCAGCGAAGGCAAAACCGGCGACGACGCCTGGGGCACGCGCGGGCGCTGGTGCGTCCTCACCGGCAAGGTGAATCAGGAGCCGGTGAGCATCGCCATCCTCGATCATCCGCAGAATCCCGGATACCCGACCTACTGGCACGCGCGCGGCTACGGCCTGTTCGCCGCCAACCCGCTCGGCCAGAGCGCCCTCAGCGACGGCAAAGAAACGCTCAACTTCGCGCTCGACCCTCACCAGAGCGTGACCTTCCGCCACCGCATCCTGATTCTGTCGAAGACCGCGACCGCCGGCGATGTTGAGAAGGCCTGGATGGAATTCACCACCGCGCGGCAAT
- a CDS encoding tetratricopeptide repeat protein has protein sequence MSVYPGLSCTSKDQGPRVLTVASVNRVVRFGPFQADLKSGELRRNGQRVRLQELPFQVLSLLLERHGDVVTREELRNKIWPADTFVDFDHGLNKAINKIRGALGDRPELPRYIETVSRRGYRFIAPVVAGTPKEAPTPLPKLRLAVLPFENLSEDPAQEYFSDGMTDEMIAQLGRLDPQRLGVIARTSAMQYKRTPKDISTIGRELGIDYIVEGSVRRSGNRVRIAAQLIKVADQTHLWSESYEREMDDMLGLQNDVARRIGRSLALELLPEMAPGASSPGKLHPDAHEHYLRGRFLAMQRTETALLAGIECFERALAEDPDYAPAHAGLADCYSLLSWFGALRPHEAAPKARTAAQRALALDDKLGAAHCSLALMHFWYEWRWSDAERELRRAIELNPSYPAAHHWLGSFLSAMGRLEEAVEQHRLAIELDPLSLIIAKSIADPYYYGRQFDAAEQYIRNVLEREPRFAPGHFDLGRVLLCQGNHAAAIEAFERADNISQNPSATAALACAAAFGGQKDRALQLLQDAQQRSVGRYLPSPLVAQIYLGLGDPDTAFQWMEKGIEERSYWLVLTRQDPFYDPFRRHPRFQSLLEIIGF, from the coding sequence ATGTCTGTTTACCCCGGGCTGAGTTGCACGTCGAAGGACCAGGGGCCAAGGGTGCTTACCGTCGCGAGCGTAAATCGCGTCGTCCGCTTTGGTCCGTTCCAGGCGGACCTGAAGTCCGGGGAACTGCGCCGGAATGGGCAGCGTGTGCGCTTGCAGGAGCTCCCGTTCCAGGTGCTCTCGCTGCTGCTGGAGCGGCATGGCGACGTGGTCACGCGCGAGGAGCTCCGCAACAAAATCTGGCCCGCCGACACCTTCGTCGACTTCGACCACGGCCTCAACAAGGCCATCAACAAGATTCGTGGCGCTCTGGGCGACCGTCCCGAGCTGCCGCGCTACATCGAAACCGTTTCTCGCCGCGGCTATCGCTTCATCGCGCCGGTTGTCGCCGGCACGCCGAAGGAGGCGCCCACGCCGCTGCCCAAGCTGCGCCTCGCCGTGCTCCCCTTCGAAAACCTCAGCGAGGATCCCGCGCAGGAATACTTCAGCGACGGCATGACCGACGAGATGATCGCGCAGCTCGGGCGGCTCGATCCGCAGCGCCTCGGGGTCATCGCGCGCACCTCGGCCATGCAATACAAGCGCACCCCCAAGGACATCTCCACCATCGGCCGCGAACTCGGGATTGACTACATCGTGGAAGGCAGCGTCCGGCGCTCGGGCAACCGCGTGCGCATCGCCGCGCAGCTCATCAAGGTCGCCGACCAGACGCACCTCTGGTCCGAGAGCTACGAGCGCGAAATGGACGACATGCTCGGCCTGCAGAACGACGTCGCCCGCCGCATCGGCCGCTCGCTCGCGCTCGAACTCCTGCCTGAGATGGCCCCCGGAGCCTCGTCGCCGGGCAAGCTTCATCCCGACGCGCACGAACATTATTTAAGGGGACGCTTCCTGGCCATGCAGCGCACCGAAACGGCGCTTCTGGCCGGCATCGAATGCTTCGAGCGCGCGCTCGCCGAAGATCCGGACTACGCGCCGGCGCACGCCGGCCTGGCCGACTGCTACTCCCTGCTCAGCTGGTTTGGCGCGTTACGTCCGCACGAAGCCGCGCCCAAGGCGCGCACCGCGGCGCAACGCGCGCTCGCGCTCGACGACAAGCTCGGCGCCGCTCACTGTTCGCTCGCCCTGATGCACTTCTGGTACGAGTGGCGCTGGAGTGACGCGGAGCGCGAACTGCGCCGCGCCATCGAACTGAACCCCAGTTACCCCGCCGCCCACCACTGGCTGGGTTCGTTTCTTTCCGCCATGGGGCGCCTCGAGGAGGCCGTCGAGCAGCACCGGCTGGCCATCGAACTCGATCCGCTTTCGCTTATCATCGCCAAGAGCATCGCCGATCCTTATTATTACGGGCGCCAGTTCGACGCCGCTGAGCAGTACATACGCAACGTGCTTGAGCGGGAGCCGCGCTTCGCGCCCGGTCACTTCGACCTGGGCCGCGTCCTCCTCTGCCAGGGCAATCACGCCGCCGCCATCGAAGCGTTCGAGCGCGCCGATAACATTTCCCAGAACCCCTCCGCCACCGCCGCGCTTGCCTGCGCTGCCGCTTTTGGCGGACAGAAAGACCGCGCTCTTCAGCTCCTGCAGGATGCGCAGCAGCGCAGCGTGGGACGCTACCTGCCCTCGCCGCTGGTCGCCCAGATCTATCTCGGCCTCGGCGATCCCGACACCGCCTTCCAGTGGATGGAAAAAGGCATCGAGGAGCGCTCTTACTGGCTCGTCCTCACGCGCCAGGACCCGTTCTACGATCCATTCCGCCGCCATCCGCGCTTCCAGTCGCTGCTGGAAATCATTGGCTTCTGA
- a CDS encoding LytTR family DNA-binding domain-containing protein encodes MSLQVYTPAPNAATHTEIRAVVATALSGSAELRSVLQHDPDVHIVADCLHAQQAANAIHEHAPDLLLMDATLADADHVVALASVCGVPAILVTGCDSQSEARFATVALECLPRACPGERVEVALLRAKCAVQRARLESIAQRGPERRDASSPPLERLVVKADHALIVVRVADVDWIRSAGNYVWIHTGNQCYRLRHTISGLFALLNSGRFVRVHRCAIVNLDRVVRFHIPSRGNAYALLQTGVQLPLSRGYRRALRQLQHR; translated from the coding sequence ATGAGTCTGCAGGTCTATACCCCCGCTCCCAATGCCGCCACGCACACCGAAATACGCGCGGTGGTGGCGACGGCCCTTTCCGGCTCGGCGGAGCTGCGTTCGGTGCTGCAACACGATCCTGACGTGCATATCGTGGCCGACTGCCTGCATGCGCAGCAGGCGGCGAACGCCATCCATGAACACGCGCCGGACCTGCTGCTGATGGACGCGACGCTGGCGGATGCCGACCACGTGGTGGCGCTGGCGAGCGTGTGCGGCGTGCCGGCCATCCTGGTGACGGGATGCGACTCGCAGAGCGAAGCACGCTTTGCGACGGTGGCGCTGGAGTGCCTGCCGCGCGCGTGTCCGGGTGAGCGCGTGGAGGTGGCGCTGCTGCGGGCCAAGTGTGCCGTGCAGCGGGCGCGGCTGGAATCCATCGCGCAACGCGGCCCGGAAAGGCGTGACGCATCGTCGCCGCCGCTGGAGCGGCTGGTGGTGAAGGCCGATCACGCGCTGATCGTGGTGCGCGTGGCCGACGTGGACTGGATCCGCTCGGCGGGCAACTATGTTTGGATCCACACCGGCAACCAGTGTTACCGGCTGCGGCACACCATCTCCGGGTTGTTCGCGCTGCTCAACAGTGGACGGTTCGTGCGCGTGCACCGCTGCGCCATCGTGAACCTCGACCGCGTGGTGCGGTTCCACATTCCGTCGCGCGGAAATGCGTACGCGCTGCTGCAAACCGGCGTGCAGTTGCCGCTCAGCCGCGGGTATCGGCGGGCGCTGCGGCAGTTGCAGCACCGGTAG
- a CDS encoding Chromate resistance protein ChrB — protein MAKRAATKTPSADQAPRWLMLIFTLPAKRASERVEVWRNLKRSGALQMGTSGYLLPFSAANQERFEWLASAIRTYKGQASVVQAHSIDDAPDDELRQRFLQARAGEYEELMREARKLAKAHGANTAARLRRRLEEIASVDFFNSPLRSRAEAMLARVGPPAEAGAPARGVVARRDSRTGPG, from the coding sequence ATGGCGAAGCGAGCCGCGACGAAAACGCCGAGTGCAGATCAAGCGCCTCGCTGGCTGATGCTGATCTTCACGCTGCCGGCCAAGCGCGCGAGCGAGCGCGTGGAGGTGTGGCGCAACCTGAAGCGGTCGGGCGCGCTGCAGATGGGCACATCAGGCTATCTCCTGCCTTTTTCGGCGGCGAACCAGGAGCGCTTCGAGTGGCTGGCGTCGGCCATACGGACGTATAAGGGCCAGGCGTCTGTCGTCCAGGCGCATTCCATTGACGATGCGCCTGACGATGAGCTGCGGCAGCGCTTTCTTCAGGCAAGGGCGGGCGAGTATGAGGAGCTGATGCGCGAGGCGAGGAAGCTGGCGAAGGCGCACGGCGCGAACACGGCGGCGCGGCTGCGGCGCCGGCTGGAAGAGATCGCTTCCGTGGACTTCTTCAACAGCCCGCTGCGAAGCCGTGCCGAGGCAATGCTGGCGCGCGTCGGGCCACCGGCAGAAGCGGGGGCTCCCGCTCGCGGCGTGGTCGCGCGGCGCGATTCCAGAACCGGACCTGGGTAA
- a CDS encoding tetratricopeptide repeat protein has translation MSRKLFCAAVLCIIAGVGFADASEQLSPEGYRKLLEAARSGNVEAQRKLAIATDNGLGVPNGAEPAAYWYQKAANAGDPMAQNEFGNMLSTGRGVARDPSAALGWFRRSATTEFLPAQFNVAMAYITGRGTRQDFSEAARWLRRSADAGFAPSQAALALVEVMGVLGKPDCAAAEKLIAKATRRPSGVAEYYAGAVAESGCPGGGAEQAARWYERAAGHGNTEAMYHLAYRYSEGEGMARDDAKALALFRKAAEMGYAKAQFSLALFYQKGRGGLPADLAQAERWYRAAAEQDFADAQVNLGSLLFRRAVSAEEQREARQWFARAAEQGSMEGQLNLGLCLEAGYGTTRDVRTAAAWYHKAAAQGDAEAARRLGTLLLSGEGVPRDVAEGVRQLSFAAEHGDTVAQFTLGQMYLSGESVPHDHAMAFALLTRAADGGLGSEQMTSSLRAKMSVDELNRAQRLLAEHRFEKAVNAGPAGPAFSPINERTP, from the coding sequence ATGTCTCGGAAACTGTTCTGCGCCGCCGTGCTGTGCATCATCGCTGGAGTTGGTTTTGCGGACGCCAGCGAACAGTTGAGCCCTGAAGGATATCGAAAGCTGCTGGAAGCAGCGCGCTCCGGAAATGTGGAGGCGCAAAGGAAGCTGGCAATCGCGACCGACAACGGACTGGGCGTGCCGAACGGGGCAGAGCCGGCAGCGTACTGGTACCAGAAAGCGGCGAACGCGGGTGATCCGATGGCGCAAAACGAATTCGGCAACATGCTGAGCACGGGCCGCGGCGTGGCCCGCGATCCGAGCGCGGCCCTCGGATGGTTCCGCCGCTCGGCGACGACCGAGTTTCTACCGGCGCAATTCAACGTCGCCATGGCGTACATAACCGGGCGCGGGACGAGGCAGGACTTCAGCGAGGCGGCAAGGTGGCTGCGTCGATCGGCTGACGCCGGGTTTGCGCCGTCGCAGGCGGCCCTCGCCCTGGTGGAAGTGATGGGTGTCCTGGGAAAGCCCGATTGCGCGGCGGCAGAGAAGCTGATCGCGAAGGCGACGAGGCGTCCCTCGGGAGTGGCCGAGTACTACGCGGGCGCGGTTGCGGAGAGCGGTTGCCCGGGCGGCGGCGCTGAGCAGGCGGCGCGGTGGTATGAGCGTGCGGCGGGGCACGGCAACACCGAAGCCATGTACCACCTGGCCTATCGCTACAGCGAAGGCGAAGGCATGGCGCGCGATGACGCGAAAGCGCTGGCCCTGTTCCGCAAAGCGGCCGAAATGGGTTACGCCAAGGCGCAGTTCTCCCTGGCGTTGTTCTACCAGAAGGGTCGTGGCGGCCTGCCGGCCGACCTGGCGCAGGCCGAGCGCTGGTATCGCGCCGCGGCCGAGCAGGATTTTGCCGACGCGCAAGTGAACCTGGGCAGCCTTCTGTTCCGGCGCGCCGTAAGTGCCGAGGAGCAGCGCGAGGCGCGGCAGTGGTTCGCGCGCGCGGCCGAGCAAGGCTCGATGGAAGGCCAGCTCAACCTGGGGCTCTGCCTGGAAGCAGGATACGGCACAACTCGCGATGTCCGCACGGCGGCGGCCTGGTACCACAAGGCGGCGGCACAGGGTGACGCCGAAGCGGCGCGGCGGCTGGGAACGCTGCTGCTCTCCGGCGAGGGAGTACCGCGCGACGTCGCCGAGGGCGTGCGCCAGCTTAGCTTTGCCGCCGAGCACGGCGACACCGTGGCCCAATTCACGCTCGGGCAGATGTACCTGAGCGGCGAGAGTGTGCCGCACGACCACGCCATGGCGTTCGCGCTGCTCACGCGCGCCGCCGACGGCGGGCTGGGCAGCGAGCAGATGACATCATCGCTGCGCGCCAAGATGAGCGTGGACGAGCTAAACCGCGCGCAGCGACTCCTGGCGGAGCATCGCTTCGAGAAGGCAGTCAACGCGGGACCGGCGGGTCCCGCATTTTCCCCAATCAACGAGAGGACCCCATGA